A single window of Mangifera indica cultivar Alphonso chromosome 18, CATAS_Mindica_2.1, whole genome shotgun sequence DNA harbors:
- the LOC123201786 gene encoding non-classical arabinogalactan protein 31-like, giving the protein MFKLVVLCFLVFSLSVAGNVQADNAPAPSPTIATTKPPPSPAKSPATPPSGSPIVSPSQSPVSLSSPPPKVSPVAAPVKSPAVSPVSQPPATLPPTVSPPAQSPGSPPSPQAATPVAAPTSPPVAAPPTVEGPVRAPAPETVPVNIPSSSATPSEAPSVFHSSSSPPVPGPGSSAQNSADSPISDESGAGSMYEVRVILSGLAIGAALAF; this is encoded by the coding sequence ATGTTTAAACTTGTTGtactttgttttcttgttttttccttaTCGGTTGCCGGCAATGTACAAGCAGACAATGCGCCTGCGCCATCTCCCACCATCGCCACTACAAAGCCACCGCCCTCTCCGGCCAAATCCCCTGCTACTCCTCCGTCGGGAAGTCCGATTGTTTCTCCTTCACAGTCCCCGGTTTCGCTTTCATCTCCTCCGCCTAAAGTTTCTCCGGTTGCAGCTCCAGTGAAGTCACCAGCGGTTTCCCCGGTGTCGCAGCCGCCAGCTACTCTTCCACCGACGGTCAGTCCCCCTGCACAATCCCCCGGGAGTCCTCCTTCCCCGCAGGCGGCAACTCCCGTTGCTGCGCCAACATCGCCTCCAGTCGCGGCTCCGCCAACAGTGGAGGGTCCGGTTCGTGCACCGGCTCCTGAGACAGTTCCAGTAAACATTCCATCGAGTTCAGCAACTCCGTCAGAGGCTCCATCCGTGTTCCACTCTAGCAGTAGCCCACCGGTTCCAGGTCCGGGGAGCTCTGCACAGAATTCGGCAGATAGTCCGATTAGTGATGAATCGGGTGCCGGGTCAATGTATGAGGTTCGGGTCATTTTAAGTGGGCTGGCAATTGGAGCTGCCTtggcattttaa
- the LOC123201821 gene encoding probable L-type lectin-domain containing receptor kinase S.7 yields the protein MPARKFLDFFVLLFFFLNFLSFNLVLANNVSFNFPSLNLRNLTLLGDAYLRNGVIGLTRAVGVPSSSAGTVVYNNPVPFFDQETNTTASFNTKFTFSINNINPSSYGDGLAFFISPDDQILGSPGGYLGLVNSSQLTKNRFVAIEFDTRLDAHFNDPNDHHVGLDIDSLNSIKTADPRLQGLDLKSGNSITVWIDYKNDLRVLRVFMNYSILKPEKPVLSVDIDLSEYLKDVMYVGFSASTEGSTELHLIQNWSFKTSGFLPVRPRSHPHNVSDNSVNTVGNLPISNSSSKHHNKIGLGLGIAGPALFLVVLAVFGYIVAKKWRGMRQGTCLKAELVPGPKEFSYKELHSATRGFHSSRILGRGSFGNVYKAFFVSTGSIAAVKRSKHSHEGKTEFLAELSIIACLRHKNLVQLLGWCSEKGELLLVYEFMSNGSLDKVLYQEPGHGVLLSWDYRINIVVGLASALNYLHQECEQQVIHRDIKASNVMLDGNFNARLGDFGLARLMDHDKSPVSTLTAGTMGYLAPEYLQYGKATDMTDVFSYGVVVLEVACGRRPIERDGDSYKMVNLVDWVWGLHAEGRIIEAADKRLNGEFNEEEMKKLLLLGLGCANPDSTERPSMRRVLQILNNEAAPVMVPKMKPSLTFSREVSLKLDDIISDEDDRWSD from the coding sequence ATGCCTGCAAGAAAGTTTCTTGATTTCTTCGTGttattattcttctttctcAACTTCTTAAGCTTTAATCTTGTCTTGGCCAATAATGTGAGCTTCAATTTCCCTTCGCTGAATCTCCGAAATCTCACGCTACTCGGTGACGCCTATCTCCGCAATGGCGTAATTGGTCTCACAAGAGCGGTTGGTGTGCCTTCTTCTAGTGCAGGCACTGTTGTGTACAACAACCCAGTTCCATTTTTCGAtcaagaaaccaacaccacagCTTCTTTCAACACAAAGTTTACTTTttctatcaataatattaaccCCAGTTCATATGGTGATGGCTTAGCCTTTTTTATTTCTCCTGATGATCAGATTCTTGGCAGCCCTGGAGGGTATCTTGGCCTGGTGAATTCTTCACAATTGACTAAGAATAGATTTGTGGCTATTGAGTTTGATACCAGGCTTGATGCTCATTTTAATGATCCAAATGACCACCATGTTGGTTTGGATATTGATAGCCTTAATTCAATCAAGACTGCTGATCCACGGTTGCAAGGGCTTGATTTAAAGAGTGGGAATTCCATTACAGTTTGGATTGATTACAAGAATGATTTGAGGGTCTTGCGAGTTTTCATGAATTATTCGATTTTGAAGCCTGAAAAGCCGGTGTTAAGTGTGGATATTGACCTCTCTGAGTACCTAAAGGACGTTATGTATGTGGGGTTCTCTGCTTCAACAGAAGGCAGTACTGAGCTTCACTTGATTCAGAATTGGAGTTTCAAAACTTCTGGGTTCCTGCCAGTGAGACCGCGATCTCATCCTCACAATGTGTCTGATAATTCAGTAAATACAGTTGGTAATCTGCCTATATCAAATTCTTCTAGTAAACATCACAATAAGATTGGTTTAGGTCTTGGAATTGCTGGTCCAGCCTTGTTTTTGGTAGTTCTTGCAGTTTTTGGTTACATTGTTGCCAAGAAATGGAGAGGCATGAGACAAGGAACTTGCCTGAAAGCAGAACTTGTGCCGGGACCAAAAGAGTTTAGTTACAAAGAGTTGCATTCAGCAACAAGAGGGTTTCACTCAAGTAGAATCTTAGGCCGTGGTTCATTTGGGAATGTTTACAAGGCCTTCTTTGTCTCTACAGGTTCCATAGCTGCAGTGAAGAGATCAAAGCATTCCCATGAAGGTAAAACTGAATTCCTTGCTGAATTATCCATTATAGCTTGCTTGAGGCATAAAAATTTGGTTCAGCTCCTTGGTTGGTGCTCTGAGAAGGGTGAATTGTTACTTGTTTATGAGTTCATGTCAAATGGTAGCCTTGATAAGGTGCTATATCAAGAACCTGGCCATGGAGTGTTATTGAGTTGGGATTATAGAATTAACATTGTGGTTGGATTGGCTTCTGCTCTCAATTACTTGCATCAAGAATGTGAGCAGCAAGTCATTCATAGAGACATAAAAGCTAGCAATGTGATGCTAGATGGAAACTTCAATGCAAGGCTCGGTGATTTTGGTTTGGCAAGGCTGATGGATCATGATAAAAGTCCAGTTTCGACGCTGACAGCAGGCACGATGGGGTACCTTGCGCCGGAGTATCTTCAGTATGGGAAAGCAACTGATATGACTGATGTTTTTAGCTATGGTGTGGTTGTACTTGAAGTGGCTTGTGGGAGGAGGCCAATAGAGAGGGATGGAGATAGTTACAAAATGGTGAATTTGGTTGACTGGGTATGGGGATTGCATGCTGAAGGAAGGATCATTGAAGCAGCTGACAAAAGATTGAATGGGGAGTTTAACGAGGAAGAAATGAAGAAGCTGTTACTTCTAGGGCTAGGTTGCGCAAACCCAGATAGCACCGAGAGGCCTTCAATGCGAAGAGTCCTTCAGATCTTGAACAATGAGGCAGCACCAGTAATGGTGCCTAAGATGAAGCCAAGTCTCACATTCTCCAGGGAAGTGTCACTGAAACTAGACGACATCATTTCTGATGAAGATGATCGCTGGTCAGATTAA
- the LOC123201822 gene encoding poly(A)-specific ribonuclease PARN isoform X1, whose product MVSISLSKTSRQQASSTFNTMMKKRWPVTSLSLALNQSYCSSTAASTTPFPLKHVTKSNFDSVLSSLRYHIRSADFVAVDLEMTGVTSAPWRESFNFDRYDVRYLKVKDSAEKFAVVQFGVCPFRWDPINHSFIAHPHNFFIFPRQEVSIDGRAYEFLCQTSSMDFLAKYQFDFNACFHEGVSYLSREQEEEALRSMNSLYEDELFDSWRDLKEAREMQLVNIADVLFTERMKNRLREWHDRLLRDRNGKSEFQGSLNDSKQQFQTIFCKMRPAVSLNGFTSHQLKLIQSVVNKHFKDLVYVRVSGENSCSQQLVVYTDSDDDKKLFMKEMKDERNRDIEMKIRAAIGFRHVIDCLSSEKKLIVGHNCFLDVAHIYDKFLGALPLTAEEFISSVNKYFPHIIDTKILLNSNNLLLQRMKKSSTSLSSAFSILCPQSALGSKSSHLLVQQRVKVEVEVDDMRSSNWNSGVKHEAGYDAFMTGCVFAQACSHLGIDFTLHSSSENLALNEKLQKHINLLYLSWTNGDIINLSTGKRSSLSLVSSNKKYQYPLILFSHIVLIWGFPSKLKAWEIRECISKALGSTSVTTVYHIDETAVFVQFRKKEMVPQFLELKESLEKSNDTVLVLHPLAKLLEGGNTRASSYEIYKEICSSPISKVLFADQAAAVGIKWKTKLVESKVEVGAQDNSKSSNAEHSLNSGENTNDPLPGQASSGEIDDDLFYAAQIKQI is encoded by the exons ATGGTCTCCATATCCCTCTCTAAAACCTCCAGACAGCAAGCCTCTTCCACATTCAACACGATGATGAAGAAACGATGGCCGGTGACGTCACTCTCTCTCGCCCTGAATCAGTCATACTGCTCATCCACGGCAGCGTCAACGACGCCGTTTCCTCTAAAACACGTAACGAAGTCCAATTTCGACTCCGTGCTCAGCTCGCTACGCTATCACATCCGCTCCGCCGATTTCGTCGCAGTCGACCTCGAAATGACCGGCGTCACCAGCGCGCCCTGGCGCGAATCCTTCAATTTCGACCGTTATGACGTCCGTTACCTCAAAGTCAAGGACTCCGCTGAGAAGTTCGCCGTCGTTCAGTTCGGTGTTTGCCCCTTCCGATGGGACCCAATCAACCACTCCTTTATCGCGCACCC GCACAATTTCTTCATATTTCCTCGTCAAGAGGTTTCGATTGATGGCCGTGCTTATGAGTTCCTTTGTCAGACATCATCAATGGATTTCTTGGCAAAGTACCAGTTTGATTTCAACGCCTGTTTTCATGAag GGGTATCTTATTTATCCAGAGAACAAGAAGAGGAAGCTCTTAGATCCATGAATTCTTTATATGAGGATGAGTTGTTCGATTCATGGCGTGACTTGAAAGAAGCTAGAGAAATGCAATTGGTCAACATAGCAGATGTTCTGTTTACTGAAAGAATGAAGAACAGATTGAGAGAATGGCATGATCGGTTATTACGAGATAGAAACGGAAAGTCTGAATTTCAGGGTAGTTTAAATGACTCAAAACAACAGTTTCAAACGATTTTCTGTAAGATGCGTCCAGCAGTTAGTCTTAATGGTTTCACTTCTCATCAACTAAAGTTGATTCAATCG GTGGTAAACAAGCATTtcaaagatcttgtttatgttCGTGTTAGTGGGGAAAATTCGTGTTCACAGCAACTTGTGGTGTATACTGATTCAGATGATGATAAGAAGTTATTTATG AAAGAGATGAAGGATGAGCGAAATAGAGACATAGAGATGAAGATAAGGGCTGCAATTGGGTTTCGCCATGTTATCGACTGCCTTTCCTCTGAAAAGAAGTTGATTGTTGGTCACAATTGCTTCCTAG ATGTTGCACATATTTACGACAAGTTCTTAGGGGCTCTTCCTTTGACTGCTGAAGAATTCATTTCTTCTGTTAACAAATACTTTCCTCACATCATTGACACCAAAATATTGTTGAATTCCAATAATCTACTACTACAACGGATGAAGAAATCCAGCACCTCATTATCCTCGGCATTTTCTATATTATGTCCACAGAGTGCTCTTGGTTCTAAAAGCTCTCATCTACTTGTTCAACAGCGTGTGAAAGTGGAGGTTGAAGTGGATGATATGAG ATCCTCCAACTGGAACTCTGGAGTCAAGCATGAAGCTGGATATGATGCTTTCATGACAGGGTGTGTCTTTGCTCAAGCATGCAGTCATCTTGGCATTGACTTTACACTCCATTCATCCTCAGAAAATTTGGCACTCAACGAAAAACTCCAGAAGCACATCAACCTTCTATATCTTAGTTGGACAAATGGGGACATTATTAATCTAAGCACGGGGAAACGGAGTTCTTTATCCTTGGTTTCTAGTAACAAAAAGTACCAGTACCCACTGATTTTGTTCAGTCACATTGTTCTAATATGGGGATTCCCATCCAAACTCAAGGCTTGGGAGATTAGAGAATGCATCTCTAAGGCCCTCGGTTCAACCTCCGTGACTACTGTGTATCACATTGATGAAACTGCAGTGTTTGTTCAGttcagaaagaaagaaatggttCCCCAATTTCTGGAGTTGAAGGAAAGTTTGGAGAAAAGTAACGACACAGTCTTGGTTTTGCATCCTCTCGCAAAACTGTTGGAAGGTGGAAATACTCGTGCTTCTAGTTATGAAATTTACAAAGAAATCTGCAGTTCACCCATCTCTAAAGTCTTGTTCGCTGATCAAGCAGCAGCGGTTGGAATCAAATGGAAGACCAAATTGGTAGAATCCAAAGTAGAGGTGGGGGCTCAAGACAACAGCAAAAGTTCCAACGCAGAACATTCACTGAATTCTggtgaaaatacaaatgatcCATTGCCCGGCCAAGCATCTTCTGGTGAGATTGATGATGACTTGTTTTATGCTGCACAAATCAAACAGATATGA
- the LOC123201818 gene encoding protein TIC 20-v, chloroplastic-like encodes MAISNLFLSSPPPLFTLSNKQIFKLGHHTNITKPRRISFTIVAKSQNNNNNNSADYQDRLISAVCYFYPFFDGIQYGKYVLTQFTPIRVLVQPLVPAIKVFKSFPFNGFLVFLTLYFVVVRNNNFSRYVRFNTMQAIVLDVLLIFPDLFERTFNSRDGFGSDLMMSLDSTVFLFLLICLIYGSSSCLLGQVPRLPIVAEAADRQVL; translated from the coding sequence ATGGCCATTTCTAATCTTTTCCTCTCTTCTCCACCTCCTCTTTTCACTTTAAGTAACAAACAAATCTTCAAACTCGGCCACCATACCAACATAACCAAACCCAGAAGAATTAGCTTCACTATTGTTGCCAAATCccaaaacaacaataacaataacTCAGCTGACTATCAAGATCGGTTAATCTCAGCTGTTTGTtacttttaccctttttttgaTGGCATTCAATATGGGAAATATGTTTTAACCCAATTTACTCCCATTCGAGTTCTTGTACAACCACTTGTACCAGCTATTAAAGTCTTCAAAAGCTTCCCCTTTAATGGGTTTTTGGTCTTTTtaactttgtattttgttgtggttagaaacaataattttagtAGATATGTTAGGTTTAATACTATGCAGGCTATTGTGCTtgatgttttattgatttttcctGACCTGTTTGAGAGAACTTTTAATAGTAGAGATGGATTTGGGTCGGATTTGATGATGAGTTTGGATAGTACTGTGTTTTTGTTccttttgatttgtttgatttatgGCTCTTCTTCCTGTTTGTTAGGTCAGGTGCCCAGATTGCCCATTGTTGCTGAAGCGGCTGATAGACAGGTTCTGTAA
- the LOC123201822 gene encoding poly(A)-specific ribonuclease PARN isoform X2: MNSLYEDELFDSWRDLKEAREMQLVNIADVLFTERMKNRLREWHDRLLRDRNGKSEFQGSLNDSKQQFQTIFCKMRPAVSLNGFTSHQLKLIQSVVNKHFKDLVYVRVSGENSCSQQLVVYTDSDDDKKLFMKEMKDERNRDIEMKIRAAIGFRHVIDCLSSEKKLIVGHNCFLDVAHIYDKFLGALPLTAEEFISSVNKYFPHIIDTKILLNSNNLLLQRMKKSSTSLSSAFSILCPQSALGSKSSHLLVQQRVKVEVEVDDMRSSNWNSGVKHEAGYDAFMTGCVFAQACSHLGIDFTLHSSSENLALNEKLQKHINLLYLSWTNGDIINLSTGKRSSLSLVSSNKKYQYPLILFSHIVLIWGFPSKLKAWEIRECISKALGSTSVTTVYHIDETAVFVQFRKKEMVPQFLELKESLEKSNDTVLVLHPLAKLLEGGNTRASSYEIYKEICSSPISKVLFADQAAAVGIKWKTKLVESKVEVGAQDNSKSSNAEHSLNSGENTNDPLPGQASSGEIDDDLFYAAQIKQI; encoded by the exons ATGAATTCTTTATATGAGGATGAGTTGTTCGATTCATGGCGTGACTTGAAAGAAGCTAGAGAAATGCAATTGGTCAACATAGCAGATGTTCTGTTTACTGAAAGAATGAAGAACAGATTGAGAGAATGGCATGATCGGTTATTACGAGATAGAAACGGAAAGTCTGAATTTCAGGGTAGTTTAAATGACTCAAAACAACAGTTTCAAACGATTTTCTGTAAGATGCGTCCAGCAGTTAGTCTTAATGGTTTCACTTCTCATCAACTAAAGTTGATTCAATCG GTGGTAAACAAGCATTtcaaagatcttgtttatgttCGTGTTAGTGGGGAAAATTCGTGTTCACAGCAACTTGTGGTGTATACTGATTCAGATGATGATAAGAAGTTATTTATG AAAGAGATGAAGGATGAGCGAAATAGAGACATAGAGATGAAGATAAGGGCTGCAATTGGGTTTCGCCATGTTATCGACTGCCTTTCCTCTGAAAAGAAGTTGATTGTTGGTCACAATTGCTTCCTAG ATGTTGCACATATTTACGACAAGTTCTTAGGGGCTCTTCCTTTGACTGCTGAAGAATTCATTTCTTCTGTTAACAAATACTTTCCTCACATCATTGACACCAAAATATTGTTGAATTCCAATAATCTACTACTACAACGGATGAAGAAATCCAGCACCTCATTATCCTCGGCATTTTCTATATTATGTCCACAGAGTGCTCTTGGTTCTAAAAGCTCTCATCTACTTGTTCAACAGCGTGTGAAAGTGGAGGTTGAAGTGGATGATATGAG ATCCTCCAACTGGAACTCTGGAGTCAAGCATGAAGCTGGATATGATGCTTTCATGACAGGGTGTGTCTTTGCTCAAGCATGCAGTCATCTTGGCATTGACTTTACACTCCATTCATCCTCAGAAAATTTGGCACTCAACGAAAAACTCCAGAAGCACATCAACCTTCTATATCTTAGTTGGACAAATGGGGACATTATTAATCTAAGCACGGGGAAACGGAGTTCTTTATCCTTGGTTTCTAGTAACAAAAAGTACCAGTACCCACTGATTTTGTTCAGTCACATTGTTCTAATATGGGGATTCCCATCCAAACTCAAGGCTTGGGAGATTAGAGAATGCATCTCTAAGGCCCTCGGTTCAACCTCCGTGACTACTGTGTATCACATTGATGAAACTGCAGTGTTTGTTCAGttcagaaagaaagaaatggttCCCCAATTTCTGGAGTTGAAGGAAAGTTTGGAGAAAAGTAACGACACAGTCTTGGTTTTGCATCCTCTCGCAAAACTGTTGGAAGGTGGAAATACTCGTGCTTCTAGTTATGAAATTTACAAAGAAATCTGCAGTTCACCCATCTCTAAAGTCTTGTTCGCTGATCAAGCAGCAGCGGTTGGAATCAAATGGAAGACCAAATTGGTAGAATCCAAAGTAGAGGTGGGGGCTCAAGACAACAGCAAAAGTTCCAACGCAGAACATTCACTGAATTCTggtgaaaatacaaatgatcCATTGCCCGGCCAAGCATCTTCTGGTGAGATTGATGATGACTTGTTTTATGCTGCACAAATCAAACAGATATGA
- the LOC123201819 gene encoding NAD-dependent protein deacetylase SRT1-like — protein MSLGYAEKLSYIEDVGNVGMTEFFDPPQVLQEKIEQLAKLIQKSKHLVVFTGAGISTSCGIPDFRGPKGIWTLQREGKPLPEASQPFHRAMPSRTHMALVELEKAGILKFVISQNIDGLHLRSGIPREKLAELHGDSFMEACPSCGKEYLRDFELETIGLKETSRRCSDKKCGGKLKDTVLDWEDALPPKEMNPAESHCRNADVVLCLGTSLQITPACNLPLKCLRGGGKIVIVNLQKTPKDKKASLIIHGLVDKVVAGVMDLLNMRIPPYIRIDLFQITVTQSLSADKKFVNWTLRVGSVHGQNAPLPFIKSVEVSFSDKIKYKIASLDKQPFQLKRRTITTELFDIVLKLNFSDGVGRPYTQITIPFNFKLSAKSFEPDKEVIFQKLREMAMQEFHSGQNLPIERKVFSSPKSEATVYAIVTNIKRFETHPGDLKWQKESVNGIKTSGKRSNSRKRKSHP, from the exons ATGTCTTTGGGCTACGCAGAGAAGCTCTCTTATATAGAAGATGTGGGCAACGTTGGCATGACTGAATTCTTTGACCCACCTCAAGTTCTCCAAGAAAAA ATTGAACAGCTTGctaaattaattcaaaag AGTAAGCATCTAGTAGTGTTTACAGGTGCAGGAATTTCTACTTCTTGTGGTATACCTGATTTTCGAGGTCCAAAGGGAATATGGACACTACAG CGTGAAGGTAAACCCTTGCCTGAAGCATCCCAACCCTTCCATCGTGCAATGCCAAGCAGGACTCATATGGCTTTGGTTGAATTAGAGAAGGCAGGCATTTTAAAGTTTGTTATTAGTCAG AACATAGATGGCCTCCATCTTCGCTCAGGAATACCGAGAGAGAAACTTGCAGAATTGCATGGGGACTCCTTTATGGAGGCTTGTCCTTCATGTGGAAAAGA GTATCTGCGTGACTTTGAATTGGAAACAATTGGATTAAAAGAGACATCACGGCGGTGCTCTGATAAAAAATGTGGAGGAAAACTTAAGGACACAGTTCTTGACTGGGAG GATGCTTTGCCTCCCAAGGAGATGAATCCAGCAGAGAGTCACTGTAGAAATGCTGATGTTGTACTATGTCTCGGAACTAG TTTGCAGATAACTCCTGCATGCAATCTGCCTCTTAAATGTCTTCGTGGTGGGGGAAAGATTGTGATTGTGAATCTTCAG AAAACGCCGAAGGACAAGAAAGCAAGCTTGATTATCCATGGACTTGTAGATAAG GTTGTAGCAGGAGTCATGGACTTGCTGAATATGCGTATTCCTCCATATATCAGGATTGATCTTTTCCAGATCACCGTAACTCAATCCTTGAGTGCAG ataaaaaatttgtGAACTGGACCCTCCGGGTAGGAAGTGTGCACGGACAAAATGCCCCACTGCCATTCATCAAATCTGTGGAG GTTTCCTTCTCAGACAAGATTAAGTACAAAATAGCCAGTTTAGATAAGCAGCCGTTTCAGCTGAAGAG GAGAACTATTACAACTGAGCTGTTCGACATCGTGTTGAAACTCAATTTCAGTGATGGGGTTGGTCGTCCATACACCCAAATCACTATCCCTTTCAATTTTAAG CTTTCAGCAAAGAGCTTCGAACCTGACAAAGAGGTGATATTCCAAAAGCTAAGAGAGATGGCAATGCAAGAATTTCACAGTGGGCAGAATTTGCCTATTGAGAGGAAGGTTTTTTCATCCCCCAAAAGTGAGGCCACTGTCTATGCCATCGTTACTAACATCAAACGTTTTGAAACTCATCCTGGCGATCTGAAGTGGCAAAAAGAGAGTGTGAACGGTATCAAAACATCCGGGAAAAGATCAAACAGTCGTAAGCGGAAATCACATCCATAG